A single region of the Geobacillus subterraneus genome encodes:
- a CDS encoding class I SAM-dependent methyltransferase — protein MGREFLDLFEQWAESYDQSVEGDDEQYRDVFAGYDRILSTVADKAGQVVLEFGVGTGNLTKKLLERGKTVYGIEPSAPMRKKAAEKLGGQAVIMDGDFLQFPPPPEPIDTITSTYAFHHLTDAEKDKAIAKYSQLLHSGGKIVFADTAFRDKEAFRQAVEAARARGFHDLADDLEREYYTTLDVLASLFANHGFSVSFTQQNAFVWLMEAVKQTT, from the coding sequence ATGGGCAGGGAATTTCTCGATTTGTTCGAGCAATGGGCGGAATCGTACGACCAATCGGTCGAAGGTGATGATGAACAATACCGCGACGTGTTTGCCGGCTATGACCGCATTTTAAGCACGGTCGCCGATAAAGCGGGCCAAGTGGTGCTCGAATTTGGCGTTGGCACCGGCAATTTAACGAAAAAGCTGCTCGAGCGCGGAAAAACGGTGTACGGGATTGAACCATCAGCGCCGATGCGCAAAAAAGCGGCGGAAAAGCTCGGCGGGCAGGCGGTCATTATGGACGGCGACTTTTTGCAATTTCCGCCGCCGCCCGAACCGATCGACACGATCACCAGCACGTATGCGTTCCACCATTTGACTGATGCCGAAAAAGACAAGGCGATCGCCAAATATAGTCAACTGCTCCACTCAGGTGGTAAAATAGTGTTTGCTGATACGGCGTTTCGTGACAAAGAAGCGTTCCGCCAGGCGGTCGAAGCTGCCCGGGCGCGCGGGTTCCATGATTTGGCCGATGATTTGGAACGCGAATATTACACGACGCTCGACGTATTGGCCTCACTGTTTGCCAACCATGGCTTTTCCGTCTCCTTTACGCAGCAAAACGCGTTCGTCTGGCTGATGGAGGCGGTAAAACAAACGACATAG
- a CDS encoding peptidoglycan D,D-transpeptidase FtsI family protein, with the protein MWKKRTIAMLALIQAGLLLLVGRLAQLQLIDTESFANHNLIAESVAQRTQELMIDDGRGSFVDRNGKPLTKRYVPSLVLFPFLNTMKWPIEQIARITGVAEEEIRRQLERANGPFVLEQDGEPLALSANQMKQINDLRIPGVFAVNKQYALETVYAPHVIGFTRPDRELLRARYPKRPLPPQAEAGIQGLEKAFDEFLLAEGETKLLYHVDAEGRPLFGLDVKYNDPGNPFYPVTVQTTLDRDIQQEMERIVDRYGLKKGGLVLLDIDTNSVLALVSRPNMDPRDPYKNRGAENQMVLPQIPGSIFKTVIAAAALDEGLASFGTTFDCSKKIDGTTRDEEHDYGTLDLADSFAVSCNNAFATLGKELIRHDLDAFETYAEKLGLYPTAGWEGAVYHEEHFRQFPEERKGTIWHDRRDKRVPLAVAQTAIGQKDVRVSPLGVANMMATIARGGEALKVRAVDQVLYKNGTTLFSFPSEPVTDKEPLAPETAEQLQQLLRGVVTKEDGTGRRFRSLPYAVAGKSGTAETGKTDGGGELINKWFAGYFPADRPKYALAVVELDRPSGRTVTNDVFAAAVEALYAYDKNEQT; encoded by the coding sequence ATGTGGAAAAAACGGACGATCGCTATGCTGGCGCTTATTCAAGCCGGCCTGCTGCTGCTCGTCGGACGGCTGGCGCAGCTTCAGCTCATTGACACAGAATCGTTTGCCAATCATAATTTAATTGCCGAAAGCGTCGCTCAGCGCACACAAGAATTGATGATCGATGATGGCCGCGGGTCGTTCGTCGACCGAAACGGCAAGCCGCTCACCAAACGGTACGTGCCTTCGCTTGTATTGTTCCCGTTTTTAAACACGATGAAATGGCCGATTGAACAAATCGCCCGCATCACAGGCGTCGCCGAAGAAGAGATCCGCCGCCAGCTCGAACGGGCGAACGGGCCGTTCGTCTTAGAGCAAGATGGTGAGCCGCTCGCTTTAAGCGCGAACCAGATGAAACAAATCAACGATTTGCGCATCCCGGGCGTTTTTGCCGTCAATAAACAATATGCGCTCGAGACGGTGTACGCCCCGCATGTGATCGGCTTTACCCGCCCGGACCGCGAGCTCTTGCGCGCGCGCTACCCGAAACGGCCGCTCCCGCCGCAGGCTGAAGCCGGCATTCAAGGGCTCGAAAAGGCGTTTGACGAATTTTTGCTCGCCGAAGGGGAGACGAAGCTGCTTTATCACGTCGACGCGGAAGGACGGCCGCTGTTTGGGCTTGATGTCAAGTATAACGACCCGGGCAACCCGTTTTATCCGGTGACTGTCCAAACGACACTTGACCGTGACATACAGCAAGAGATGGAGCGGATTGTGGATCGGTACGGGCTGAAAAAAGGCGGCCTTGTTTTGCTTGATATTGACACAAACAGCGTGCTTGCTCTAGTCAGCCGTCCGAATATGGATCCGCGCGATCCGTACAAAAACCGCGGGGCGGAAAACCAAATGGTGCTGCCGCAAATTCCCGGCTCCATCTTTAAGACCGTGATCGCGGCGGCGGCGCTCGATGAAGGGCTTGCCTCGTTTGGGACGACATTTGACTGCAGCAAAAAAATTGATGGCACAACCCGCGATGAGGAGCACGATTACGGCACGCTCGATTTAGCCGACAGTTTTGCCGTCAGCTGCAACAATGCCTTCGCCACCCTCGGCAAGGAGCTGATCAGACATGACCTTGACGCGTTCGAGACGTATGCCGAAAAGCTCGGACTGTATCCGACGGCCGGTTGGGAAGGAGCGGTGTATCATGAAGAGCATTTTCGTCAGTTTCCGGAAGAGCGAAAAGGAACGATTTGGCACGATCGGCGCGACAAGCGGGTGCCGCTCGCTGTGGCGCAAACGGCGATCGGGCAAAAAGATGTGCGCGTCTCGCCGCTTGGCGTCGCCAACATGATGGCGACGATCGCCCGCGGCGGCGAAGCGCTCAAAGTGCGGGCCGTCGATCAAGTGCTCTATAAAAACGGCACGACGCTGTTTTCCTTTCCGTCCGAACCGGTGACGGACAAGGAGCCGCTCGCGCCAGAAACGGCAGAGCAGCTGCAGCAGCTCTTGCGCGGTGTCGTCACGAAAGAAGACGGAACCGGGCGCCGCTTCCGCTCGCTGCCGTATGCGGTCGCCGGCAAATCGGGAACGGCCGAGACAGGAAAAACGGACGGCGGCGGCGAATTGATTAATAAATGGTTTGCCGGTTATTTCCCGGCTGACCGCCCGAAATACGCCCTTGCCGTCGTCGAGCTTGACCGCCCGAGCGGGCGCACGGTGACGAATGACGTATTTGCCGCTGCCGTCGAGGCGCTTTACGCTTACGACAAAAACGAGCAAACATAA
- a CDS encoding YrrS family protein: protein MPQTGTRFAARAKQRKINRWLNGAIAIVVLLIVIVAWNLLFDGQPSREKADGGAKTAANSAKRVEVETAAPAETEEPPQADEAASAEEEGKAGVTETPGPPGSNIEKEIVNPAWQPIGTTQSEPHETVFKKDSVDWKEMLDAVSYATGIAPEEMIVWFIGNNGPNKAVATISTKDQTAHYKVYIEWVTNEGWKPTKVQKLKQKP, encoded by the coding sequence GTGCCGCAAACAGGGACGCGCTTTGCCGCCCGCGCCAAGCAGCGGAAAATCAACCGCTGGCTGAACGGGGCGATCGCCATTGTCGTATTGCTCATTGTCATTGTAGCTTGGAATTTGCTGTTTGACGGCCAGCCAAGCCGCGAGAAAGCTGATGGTGGGGCAAAAACAGCCGCAAACAGCGCGAAGCGAGTGGAAGTGGAAACGGCGGCGCCGGCCGAAACGGAGGAGCCGCCGCAAGCGGACGAGGCAGCCTCCGCCGAGGAGGAAGGGAAGGCCGGGGTGACGGAAACGCCGGGTCCACCGGGGTCGAACATTGAAAAAGAAATCGTCAACCCGGCATGGCAGCCGATCGGCACGACGCAATCAGAGCCGCACGAAACGGTGTTTAAGAAAGACTCGGTCGACTGGAAAGAAATGCTCGATGCAGTCAGCTATGCGACCGGCATTGCTCCGGAAGAGATGATCGTTTGGTTTATCGGCAACAACGGGCCGAACAAAGCGGTCGCCACGATTTCGACGAAGGATCAAACCGCCCATTACAAAGTGTATATTGAATGGGTGACGAACGAAGGCTGGAAGCCGACAAAGGTGCAAAAACTGAAGCAAAAGCCGTAA
- a CDS encoding YrzA family protein: protein MVNISLDLIEDKVEFFEADDLRTLEKKINEQIEHNKALLLSVHHVSHQMHVMENGKRFYSAVVHFKAKK from the coding sequence ATGGTCAACATTTCTCTTGATTTAATCGAAGACAAAGTGGAGTTTTTTGAAGCGGATGATTTACGGACGCTCGAGAAAAAAATTAACGAGCAAATTGAACATAATAAAGCGCTGCTGCTTTCCGTCCATCATGTGTCGCACCAAATGCACGTCATGGAAAACGGAAAGCGGTTTTACAGTGCGGTCGTCCATTTCAAAGCGAAAAAATAA
- the mtnN gene encoding 5'-methylthioadenosine/S-adenosylhomocysteine nucleosidase gives MKAAIIGAMEEEVAILRSRMDGREEVVIAGCEFSIGRLDGVEAVLLKSGIGKVNAAMGTTLLLDRFRPDVVINTGSAGGFLPSLRVGDLVISDEVVHHDVDVTAFGYAYGQVPGLPARYRADETLVEAAKQAAARLDGLQAAVGLIATGDSFMNDPKRVEFVRGQFPELCAVEMEAAAIAQVCVQFETPFVIIRALSDIAGEESDVSFEQFLETAAKHSAELVLSMLAVVQKQG, from the coding sequence ATGAAAGCAGCCATTATTGGAGCAATGGAAGAGGAAGTGGCCATTTTGCGCTCGCGCATGGACGGGCGTGAAGAAGTGGTGATCGCCGGGTGCGAGTTTTCCATCGGGCGCCTTGACGGCGTCGAAGCGGTGTTGCTGAAGTCCGGCATCGGCAAGGTGAACGCGGCGATGGGAACGACGCTTCTGCTTGACCGGTTCCGTCCCGATGTTGTGATTAACACCGGCTCGGCCGGCGGGTTTTTGCCATCGTTGCGTGTCGGTGACCTTGTGATTTCCGATGAAGTCGTCCATCATGATGTCGATGTGACGGCGTTTGGTTATGCGTACGGGCAAGTGCCCGGTCTGCCGGCGCGCTATCGGGCCGACGAGACGCTTGTTGAGGCAGCGAAACAAGCGGCGGCCCGGCTTGACGGCCTCCAAGCGGCAGTTGGCCTCATCGCGACCGGCGATTCGTTTATGAACGATCCGAAGCGCGTCGAATTTGTGCGCGGCCAGTTTCCGGAGCTGTGCGCCGTCGAAATGGAAGCGGCGGCGATCGCCCAAGTGTGCGTGCAGTTCGAAACGCCGTTTGTCATCATCCGGGCGCTGTCCGACATTGCCGGCGAAGAGTCGGACGTATCGTTTGAACAGTTTTTAGAGACGGCGGCAAAACACTCGGCTGAGCTTGTGTTGTCGATGCTGGCGGTCGTGCAAAAGCAAGGCTAA